The Acidobacteriota bacterium genome contains a region encoding:
- a CDS encoding fatty acid desaturase: protein MREIELNGGRDFTRDKTKISWITAIFMTLFHIGAVIALFFFSWPNLFAALFLLWVAGSLGIGMGYHRLLTHRGFKSPRWLEYFLTICGTLALEGGPLFWVATHRVHHQNSDQEGDPHSPRDGAWWAHMGWIMVGESMHSDTTRLARYAPDLAKDKFYMWLTKWHWIPQVLAGITLLAIGGWTMVMWGIFLRVTVGLHFTWLVNSATHMWGSRRYQTKDDSRNLWWVAMLSWGEGWHNNHHANPTSARHGLAWYEVDINYMTIRFLEIVGLAKRVKAVKLPSRRASSPSRAAVESAEEQQTAVAAYGD, encoded by the coding sequence ATGCGAGAGATCGAGCTCAACGGCGGAAGAGATTTCACCCGCGACAAAACGAAGATCAGCTGGATCACCGCCATCTTCATGACCCTGTTTCACATTGGCGCCGTGATCGCGCTCTTCTTCTTCTCCTGGCCGAATCTCTTCGCCGCGCTCTTCCTGCTCTGGGTCGCCGGCTCGCTCGGCATCGGCATGGGATACCACCGCCTGCTCACCCATCGCGGCTTCAAGTCGCCGCGCTGGCTGGAGTATTTCCTCACCATCTGCGGCACGCTCGCGCTCGAGGGCGGCCCGTTGTTCTGGGTGGCCACGCACCGCGTGCATCATCAGAACAGCGATCAGGAAGGCGATCCGCACTCACCGCGCGATGGCGCGTGGTGGGCGCACATGGGCTGGATCATGGTCGGCGAATCCATGCACAGCGATACCACGCGGCTCGCGCGTTACGCGCCCGACCTCGCGAAAGATAAGTTCTACATGTGGCTGACGAAGTGGCACTGGATCCCGCAGGTGCTCGCTGGAATCACCCTGCTCGCTATCGGCGGCTGGACCATGGTGATGTGGGGGATCTTCCTCCGCGTGACCGTCGGCCTGCACTTCACCTGGCTGGTCAACTCCGCCACCCATATGTGGGGCTCGCGCCGCTATCAGACCAAAGACGATTCCCGCAACCTGTGGTGGGTCGCGATGCTCAGCTGGGGCGAAGGCTGGCACAACAATCATCACGCGAATCCCACCTCCGCGCGGCATGGCTTGGCGTGGTATGAGGTCGACATCAACTACATGACCATCCGTTTCCTCGAGATCGTGGGACTAGCGAAGAGGGTGAAGGCGGTCAAGCTGCCTTCGCGCCGGGCGAGCTCACCATCGCGCGCCGCAGTCGAATCCGCCGAGGAGCAGCAAACCGCCGTCGCCGCTTACGGCGATTAA
- a CDS encoding NAD(P)-dependent oxidoreductase, which yields MRVAFLGLGIMGRPMAANLVKAGHEVTVWNRTPGKSVDGARLAASPAAAAGAADVVWICVSDTAAVDHVLFGQDGVDSALREGMIVVDSSTISPARTLEMVARLAEKDVAHIDAPVTGSKLGAESGQLIFIAGGDEATLAKVQPLFQAMGKVVKHMGGHSMGQAAKLAMNLQIAMIFEGFAEALALATKLGVAPEKLIDLIQSSMVRSGVIDYKAPFVLRGDYSPNFPLRLMHKDIRLTLDAAREARVKLPGLETVDEIYEIAHEEGHDDLDYAATLMLLSKWAGIEVGTAS from the coding sequence ATGCGCGTCGCATTCCTGGGATTAGGCATCATGGGCCGTCCGATGGCGGCGAATCTGGTCAAGGCCGGCCACGAGGTCACGGTGTGGAACCGGACGCCGGGGAAGTCGGTCGATGGCGCACGCCTCGCCGCCTCTCCCGCCGCGGCCGCCGGCGCCGCCGACGTGGTTTGGATATGCGTCTCCGACACCGCCGCCGTCGATCACGTCCTGTTCGGCCAGGACGGCGTCGACAGCGCCCTGCGCGAAGGGATGATCGTGGTGGACTCGAGCACCATCTCGCCCGCGCGCACGCTCGAGATGGTTGCGCGCCTCGCCGAAAAAGACGTCGCGCACATCGACGCTCCCGTCACCGGCTCGAAGCTCGGCGCGGAGAGCGGCCAGCTCATCTTCATCGCCGGCGGCGATGAGGCGACCCTCGCCAAAGTCCAGCCGCTGTTTCAAGCGATGGGCAAAGTCGTGAAGCACATGGGCGGCCACTCCATGGGACAGGCCGCCAAGCTCGCCATGAACCTGCAGATCGCGATGATCTTCGAAGGCTTCGCGGAAGCGCTGGCGCTGGCGACCAAGCTCGGCGTGGCGCCCGAGAAGCTGATCGACCTGATCCAGTCGTCCATGGTCCGCTCCGGCGTGATCGATTACAAAGCGCCTTTTGTCCTGCGTGGCGACTACTCCCCCAACTTCCCCCTCCGCCTCATGCACAAAGACATCCGCCTCACCCTCGACGCCGCTCGCGAAGCGCGCGTCAAGCTGCCCGGCCTCGAGACTGTCGACGAGATCTATGAGATCGCGCACGAGGAAGGCCACGACGATCTCGACTACGCGGCCACCCTCATGTTGTTGTCAAAATGGGCTGGAATCGAGGTCGGCACCGCCTCCTGA
- a CDS encoding MBL fold metallo-hydrolase, producing the protein MSAMLNITIRRKAKQFSRLVRNSALTKCTGEVRKPVLAGNGDLGLTFIGHSSFFLQMAGKNIAIDPNFARWLLVLKRQRRPGVRIKDLPALDYVLVTHAHMDHLHKPSLRALARMTRRKRGYAPKIVVPHNVGDLVAGLGFEEVIELKWWETYRDGELSITHTPARHWGARMLRDYHRGYGGYVLRAGARSLYHAGDTAYFEGFREIGERLRPEIALLPIGAYDPPSFRNVHTSPEDAVHAFLDMGAAKLVPMHYGSFRLSHEPMDEPLRLLAKESAAHGVAEKVVVLEEGVTRFF; encoded by the coding sequence ATGTCTGCAATGTTGAACATCACCATCCGGCGGAAGGCGAAGCAGTTCTCGCGACTCGTCCGCAACTCCGCCCTGACGAAATGTACGGGCGAGGTGCGCAAGCCGGTGCTCGCCGGCAATGGCGACCTGGGGCTCACGTTCATCGGACACTCCAGCTTCTTCCTCCAGATGGCGGGCAAGAACATCGCCATCGACCCGAACTTCGCGCGCTGGCTATTGGTGCTGAAGCGGCAGCGGCGCCCCGGTGTCCGCATCAAAGACCTCCCGGCGCTGGATTACGTGCTGGTGACGCACGCGCACATGGACCACCTGCACAAGCCGAGTTTGCGCGCGCTCGCGCGCATGACGCGACGCAAGCGTGGCTACGCGCCCAAGATCGTGGTGCCGCACAATGTTGGTGACCTGGTGGCCGGGCTCGGATTCGAGGAAGTGATCGAGCTGAAATGGTGGGAGACGTATCGCGACGGCGAGTTGAGCATCACGCACACGCCGGCGCGGCACTGGGGCGCGCGGATGCTCCGCGATTATCACCGCGGCTATGGCGGCTACGTGCTGCGCGCGGGCGCGCGCTCGCTATACCACGCGGGCGATACCGCTTACTTCGAAGGCTTTCGCGAGATCGGCGAGCGGCTGCGGCCGGAGATCGCGCTGCTGCCCATCGGCGCGTACGATCCGCCATCGTTCCGCAACGTGCATACCAGTCCGGAAGACGCGGTACACGCCTTCCTCGACATGGGCGCCGCGAAACTGGTGCCGATGCACTATGGCAGCTTCCGGCTGTCGCACGAGCCGATGGACGAGCCGCTACGCTTGCTGGCGAAGGAGTCTGCGGCGCACGGCGTGGCGGAGAAAGTGGTCGTGCTGGAAGAGGGCGTCACGCGGTTCTTCTAG
- a CDS encoding DUF4147 domain-containing protein, translating to MPRPPSAGSADPQSDRAAPDMRATAREVFLQALAETSIPKAFERNVSYSRGVLQVCDDLYDLGAYDRVFVLALGKAAHTMLQALAGQVGPGLSGIVAAPTEPESQLSGFRYYRGGHPLPNAESLRAGDAVLKALHGLTSNSLALYLISGGGSAVIEKPIDPEITLDDVIATYQALVLSGAPIAEINVIRKHLSALKGGRMTLAATLAQHLSIMVSDVPDAALDSLASGPTMPDPSTVEDCYTIAQRHKLLPALPASVRELFEQHALEETPKADEAAFVRSRWWPLLSNATAQKAAAAQATAHGFAVEVDNSCDDWDYRKAADHLLKKLRKLRAGVSRVCLISGGEVTVKVEAQGSKGKLGVGGRNQQFALHCAEHIAGENITVLSAGTDGIDGNSPAAGAIADGSTTARAQAAGFDPANSLAAFDAFPFFEALGDTIVTGPTGNNVRDLRILLAH from the coding sequence ATGCCGCGCCCGCCTTCCGCAGGGAGTGCTGACCCGCAGTCCGACCGCGCCGCGCCCGACATGCGCGCCACCGCGCGCGAGGTATTCCTCCAGGCGCTCGCCGAGACCAGCATCCCGAAAGCTTTCGAGCGCAACGTGAGCTACTCGCGCGGCGTGCTGCAGGTCTGCGACGACCTCTACGATCTTGGCGCTTACGACCGCGTCTTCGTGCTCGCCCTCGGCAAGGCTGCCCACACGATGTTGCAAGCGCTCGCCGGCCAGGTCGGTCCCGGACTGAGCGGCATCGTCGCCGCGCCCACCGAACCCGAATCGCAGCTCTCTGGATTCCGCTACTACCGCGGCGGCCACCCTTTGCCGAACGCCGAATCACTGCGCGCCGGCGACGCCGTGCTCAAGGCGCTGCACGGCCTCACTTCGAACTCGCTCGCGCTTTATCTCATCTCCGGCGGCGGCTCGGCGGTCATCGAGAAGCCCATCGACCCGGAGATCACGCTCGACGACGTGATCGCCACCTACCAGGCGCTGGTGCTTTCCGGCGCGCCCATCGCCGAGATCAACGTCATCCGTAAGCATCTTTCCGCGCTCAAGGGTGGACGCATGACGCTCGCCGCTACCCTCGCGCAGCATCTCTCCATCATGGTGTCAGACGTTCCGGACGCCGCGCTCGACTCGCTCGCCTCCGGACCGACCATGCCCGACCCTTCCACCGTCGAGGATTGCTACACGATCGCGCAGCGCCACAAACTGCTGCCCGCGCTGCCCGCCTCGGTCCGCGAATTGTTCGAGCAGCACGCGCTCGAGGAAACACCCAAAGCAGACGAAGCGGCGTTCGTCCGCTCGCGCTGGTGGCCGCTGCTTTCGAATGCGACCGCGCAGAAAGCCGCCGCCGCGCAAGCCACTGCGCACGGTTTCGCCGTCGAGGTCGACAATTCCTGCGATGACTGGGACTACCGCAAGGCCGCCGACCATCTGTTGAAAAAGCTGCGCAAGTTGCGCGCGGGCGTCTCGCGCGTCTGCCTGATCTCGGGTGGAGAGGTCACGGTGAAGGTGGAAGCCCAGGGGTCAAAAGGAAAGCTTGGCGTCGGCGGACGCAACCAGCAGTTCGCGCTCCACTGCGCCGAGCACATCGCCGGGGAGAACATCACGGTGCTGAGCGCGGGCACTGACGGCATCGACGGCAACAGTCCTGCCGCCGGAGCCATCGCCGACGGCTCGACCACCGCGCGTGCCCAGGCCGCCGGCTTCGATCCTGCCAACTCCCTTGCCGCCTTCGACGCCTTCCCATTCTTTGAAGCGCTCGGAGATACCATCGTCACCGGTCCTACCGGCAACAACGTGAGGGACCTAAGGATTTTGTTGGCTCATTGA